The window AACGGTAGTGCGGTTCTCCTCTAGCTCCTGCCGCAGGATGAGTTGTTTGGCAATCGCGGAGTCGACGCCGTAGGCCTCCTTCGCACGCTCGTTTTCGAGGGGGTACGCGACGGTTTCCAGTCGGTCGAGCGCGTCTTCGAGTGTTGGCACGATTTTGTTCACGCCACTGACAATGACGACGTTACTGGCTGCGAACGGATACGCACCGATGCGGCTTCCCGAACGGTCTGCCGCGACGAGTTCGCCGGTCTGGGAAATGCCGTTGATGCCACCAAGGAAGTAGTCGGCCGTTTGCGACTCTCGGCGGGCAGCCTGGCGCTTTGCGTCGTCGTCGATACTCCAGATCTCGTCGGGGAGGCTCTCCCACTCGTGGTCACCGTCACTCAGGTACTCGACGAACCCGATTTCTTCGAGCGTCGTCGAGTGGCCGTTCATCACGGACGCCTCTTCGGGGATGACTGACTGCAGTTCCGCGAGCGCATCGTCAGCCGAGTCAACGACAATGACATCGAACCCGTTTGCCTCCAAGTTCTCGACAGTCTCTTCAATGGTCTCTTCCGAGGCCAGTTCGTCCAGTGATTCATCGATATCCGCGTCGTCTGCGTACTCTGATTTCTGTTGGGACATATTGGTTCGAGGTAGGTATTTCAGCATCAACAAGAAGGTACAGCTAGTGTAAAAGTGCTCGCAGACACCGGTGTCAGGTAGTAACACCAGTGATACTCCACCCACCGGTCGGATGCGATATCAAATACTGAAAACCGGGGGGTAGCATATATTGCCCTCCATTTATCATGTTACGCTATCAATGCAAATGGCTCGTAAGGAAACTACAGACACTATTAGGATGCCCTCAAAAACGGTATTGTTCTGTCCGGACTGTGATTTTGAGAGTGGTATGATCGGGGGAGACTGGGACGTTTCGAGCACCGAATATACCACTATTTATCACTGCCCGCAATGCCAGCACTCGTTCAGCGTCTCCAAGTGTCGGTGACACCTGTACAGACTGCGGACGGCGTATAGCCCATCGAAATTTCACGGGGTGAACATCGTACACACCGTGTTACGTCGTAAGGGAGGAATCACTAAACTGTTTTAGGCACACCTGAAAATTGATGACGTACAGACGCCAAGTACTTGCAGGTAGTGCCGGACTCGTGGCCGCCCTCGCCGGTTGCACCGGTGGGAGTTCGAGCGAAGCCTCGACCGAACAAGATGCAACACCGACGACAGAAGCCGAAGGCACACAGAACCGGGCGACAGAGACCGAACAGGCGACCACTGAGGGTTTGACGCCGTACACGGTCCAGATGGAACCCAACGAGCCCTACACGTTCGAGGAAGTGCCCGAGACGTACGGCGTCGGCACCAGTCCCTTTCTGGATATGGGGATGGCACTCGGGATTCACCCGAGCGCGACCACCGGCCTCGAGCGCGCGCCGCTCAAATTCTACGATGCTCTCGATTTGGAGTTTGACGAGAGCCAGATCACCAAACTCGCAAGCGGTGCCGAGTCGGGCTACGACAA is drawn from Haloarcula sp. CBA1129 and contains these coding sequences:
- a CDS encoding lactate utilization protein, translating into MSQQKSEYADDADIDESLDELASEETIEETVENLEANGFDVIVVDSADDALAELQSVIPEEASVMNGHSTTLEEIGFVEYLSDGDHEWESLPDEIWSIDDDAKRQAARRESQTADYFLGGINGISQTGELVAADRSGSRIGAYPFAASNVVIVSGVNKIVPTLEDALDRLETVAYPLENERAKEAYGVDSAIAKQLILRQELEENRTTVVLIREHLGY